From a region of the Neobacillus niacini genome:
- the pepT gene encoding peptidase T — translation MKNEIIERFTSYVKVDTQSNESNESCPSTPGQLTLANMLVEELKSIGMQEVTIDENGYVMATLPSNTDKDVPTIGFLAHVDTATDFTGKNVNPQIIENYDGNDIPLNPTVTMTTKDFPSLPSYKGHTLITTDGTTLLGADNKAGIAEIMTAMSYLIQHPEIKHGKVRVAFTPDEEIGRGPHKFDVAAFNAKYAYTVDGGPLGELEYESFNAAAAKITIKGTNIHPGSAKDKMVNSMKIAMELHSQLPALEAPEHTEGYEGFFHLISFNGDVEQTKMYYIIRDHDKEIFAARKNRIESIVDMLNERYGKDTILLELKDQYYNMGEKIKPVMEIVDIAQQAMENLDIKPLIKPIRGGTDGSQLSYMGLPTPNIFTGGENFHGKYEFISVDNMIKATNTVIEIAKLFEQKA, via the coding sequence GTGAAAAACGAAATCATTGAGAGATTTACTTCCTATGTGAAGGTGGATACGCAGTCGAATGAGAGCAATGAAAGCTGTCCTTCTACACCTGGACAACTCACGTTAGCCAACATGCTGGTTGAGGAGTTAAAGTCAATTGGAATGCAAGAGGTGACGATCGATGAAAATGGGTATGTGATGGCAACCCTTCCTTCCAATACCGACAAGGATGTACCAACGATCGGGTTTTTGGCTCACGTCGATACTGCAACCGATTTCACTGGCAAGAATGTGAATCCGCAAATCATTGAAAACTATGATGGGAATGATATCCCTCTTAACCCAACCGTCACCATGACAACGAAGGATTTCCCTAGCCTGCCAAGCTATAAAGGGCACACGTTGATCACTACGGATGGTACCACACTGCTGGGTGCCGATAACAAAGCCGGCATCGCTGAAATCATGACCGCAATGTCTTACCTAATCCAACATCCAGAAATTAAGCATGGTAAGGTTCGCGTTGCGTTCACGCCGGATGAGGAGATTGGCAGAGGTCCGCATAAGTTTGACGTAGCAGCATTCAACGCCAAATACGCTTACACTGTCGACGGTGGCCCACTAGGGGAGTTAGAATACGAAAGCTTTAATGCGGCAGCTGCTAAAATTACAATTAAGGGCACCAATATCCATCCAGGTTCAGCAAAAGATAAAATGGTGAATTCAATGAAGATTGCCATGGAATTACATAGCCAGCTGCCAGCCCTGGAAGCACCAGAACATACAGAAGGTTATGAAGGTTTCTTCCATCTGATTTCCTTCAACGGTGATGTCGAGCAAACGAAAATGTATTATATTATCCGTGATCACGACAAAGAAATCTTCGCAGCGAGAAAAAATAGAATCGAAAGCATTGTCGACATGCTCAACGAAAGATACGGCAAAGATACCATCCTACTAGAATTAAAAGATCAATATTACAACATGGGTGAAAAAATCAAACCAGTTATGGAAATTGTCGACATTGCCCAACAGGCCATGGAAAACCTTGATATCAAACCGCTCATTAAGCCAATACGCGGCGGTACGGATGGCTCACAGCTTTCTTATATGGGTCTCCCGACTCCGAATATTTTTACAGGCGGAGAGAACTTCCACGGTAAGTATGAATTTATTTCAGTGGATAATATGATTAAAGCAACCAACACTGTCATTGAAATAGCAAAGCTTTTCGAACAAAAAGCATAA
- a CDS encoding dicarboxylate/amino acid:cation symporter, protein MKNYRFPVILLLTILIGAMIGLVMEEDAVILQPIGDVFLNLLFTIIVPLIFFTISSSIANMNGAKRLGKILGWMFGTFLFTGLVSAIYMYFVVKFVNPGEGVSLKLVKPEAAEELNPVAQIVKTFTVPDFVELFSRSNMLALIVISILIGFAAQSVGERGKPFTSFLSSGSEVMMKVVSLIMYLAPIGLGAYFATLVGQYGPILLGSYIKAGITYYVASIVYFFVAFTIYAFMAGKGQGIRVFWSNMLAPSITALATCSSAASIPVNLEASKRMGIKEDIRDTTIPLGAALHKDGSVIGGVLKIVFLFGIFDMNNTGIGTFFLIISVSLLVGAVMGAIPSGGMIGEMLILSLFGFPPEALPIIAAISTLIDPPATMLNASGDNVAGMMVSRMVEGRNWLKKTA, encoded by the coding sequence ATGAAAAATTATCGTTTTCCTGTAATTTTATTACTAACGATACTCATTGGCGCTATGATCGGATTAGTTATGGAGGAAGACGCCGTGATTCTCCAGCCGATCGGTGATGTCTTTTTAAATTTATTATTTACGATCATTGTTCCACTTATTTTCTTTACGATTTCCTCTTCTATAGCAAATATGAATGGAGCAAAAAGGTTAGGGAAAATTCTTGGCTGGATGTTTGGAACCTTCCTCTTTACTGGCCTTGTTTCAGCGATTTATATGTACTTTGTAGTTAAGTTCGTGAACCCTGGGGAAGGCGTAAGCCTAAAACTGGTAAAACCGGAAGCAGCCGAAGAGCTAAATCCAGTTGCACAAATAGTCAAAACCTTTACTGTACCTGACTTTGTTGAGTTATTCTCACGAAGCAATATGTTGGCGCTTATCGTGATATCCATTCTAATTGGGTTCGCCGCGCAATCAGTTGGAGAACGCGGAAAGCCTTTTACGAGTTTTTTAAGTTCAGGCTCAGAAGTAATGATGAAGGTTGTTTCTTTAATCATGTATCTAGCACCTATTGGTCTAGGAGCTTATTTTGCAACTTTAGTTGGTCAGTACGGTCCGATTCTATTAGGCTCTTATATTAAAGCCGGTATCACCTATTATGTGGCTTCAATTGTCTATTTCTTTGTGGCGTTTACGATATATGCGTTTATGGCAGGTAAGGGACAAGGAATTAGAGTGTTTTGGAGCAATATGCTGGCTCCCTCCATTACGGCGCTGGCTACCTGTTCGAGTGCTGCTTCCATTCCAGTTAATCTAGAAGCTTCGAAAAGAATGGGAATCAAAGAGGATATTCGTGATACAACAATTCCGTTAGGGGCAGCCTTACATAAAGATGGCTCTGTTATCGGCGGTGTGTTGAAGATTGTATTCCTGTTTGGAATCTTTGATATGAATAACACAGGAATTGGCACTTTTTTCTTGATTATCAGTGTTTCCCTTTTGGTTGGAGCAGTGATGGGAGCTATTCCAAGCGGAGGTATGATCGGGGAAATGTTAATCTTAAGTTTATTTGGGTTTCCTCCTGAGGCGCTGCCAATCATTGCCGCGATCTCTACGTTAATTGACCCGCCTGCAACGATGCTGAACGCAAGCGGCGATAATGTTGCGGGGATGATGGTTTCAAGAATGGTTGAAGGCAGGAATTGGCTTAAGAAGACAGCATAA
- a CDS encoding LysR family transcriptional regulator, which translates to MELRQIQYFMEVAKREHVTEAATALHVAQSAVSRQIFNLENELGVNLFIREGRNVKLTMIGQMFLEHMEQAVKVIDEAQREIKEYLDPMKGTIRIGFPSSLAAYTLPTSISAFREHYPQVKFQLKQSTYKELIEGVMNGEFDMALIGPVPKHEKKIVGTTLFTLFTDNIVALLPSSHPLAKQSAIKLSQLHEESFVLFPKEYILREIIVQACEQLGFQPKVSFEGVDIDSIKGLVSAGLGITLIPEITLVDGFPRSTVKVPIIEPEVSRTVGVIIPRERKMLPTVRLFYDFLKDFFSILDRYQM; encoded by the coding sequence TTGGAATTACGACAGATTCAATACTTTATGGAAGTAGCGAAACGCGAGCATGTTACCGAGGCCGCAACCGCACTGCACGTCGCACAATCGGCTGTAAGTAGGCAAATCTTTAACCTCGAAAATGAGCTAGGCGTTAATTTATTCATCCGCGAGGGACGAAACGTCAAACTGACGATGATTGGGCAGATGTTTCTAGAGCATATGGAACAAGCGGTGAAGGTAATTGACGAGGCACAACGAGAAATTAAGGAATACTTAGACCCCATGAAAGGGACAATTCGTATAGGATTTCCAAGCAGCTTGGCTGCGTATACACTTCCTACCTCCATATCTGCCTTTCGTGAACACTACCCTCAAGTCAAATTTCAACTAAAACAGAGTACATATAAAGAGCTGATTGAGGGGGTTATGAATGGTGAATTCGATATGGCATTAATCGGGCCTGTTCCAAAACACGAGAAGAAGATAGTGGGGACAACATTATTTACATTATTTACAGATAATATTGTCGCACTCCTACCTTCTAGTCACCCTTTGGCCAAACAGTCAGCGATAAAATTAAGTCAACTGCATGAAGAATCCTTTGTCTTGTTTCCAAAGGAATATATATTAAGGGAAATTATCGTACAAGCATGTGAACAGCTTGGTTTCCAGCCGAAGGTGTCCTTTGAGGGAGTAGATATTGATTCGATAAAGGGTTTGGTTTCAGCAGGCCTTGGGATCACACTCATTCCGGAAATCACGCTGGTGGACGGATTCCCTCGTTCAACTGTAAAGGTACCAATTATTGAACCTGAGGTGAGCCGTACGGTCGGGGTCATTATTCCGCGAGAACGCAAAATGCTCCCTACGGTCAGACTTTTTTATGACTTTTTAAAAGATTTCTTTTCCATATTGGATCGCTACCAAATGTAA
- the gdhA gene encoding NADP-specific glutamate dehydrogenase produces MKTIEQLKHDAQGTALQYVDEVFNKVVCRNAYESEFHQAVKEIFDSLIPVFAKHPKYMEHNILERIVEPERVIYFRVPWVDDKGQVQVNRGFRIQFNSAIGPYKGGLRFHPSVNASIIKFLGFEQIFKNSLTGQPIGGGKGGSDFDPKGKSDNEIMRFTQSFMSELYRHIGPDVDVPAGDIGVGAREIGYMFGQYKKIRGAYEAGVLTGKGLGYGGSLGRTEATGYGTVYFVNEMLADKGYSFEGSTVVVSGSGNVSIYAIEKATQLGAKVVACSDSNGYVYDPSGINLETVKRIKEVERKRISEYVLAHPEAQYYEGCAGIWSIPCDIALPCATQNEIDEESAKILVSNGVKAVGEGANMPSTLEAVEVFLENDILFAPGKAANAGGVAVSALEMAQNSQRLSWTFEEVDAKLHQIMINIYRNSMNAAEEYGYPGNLVVGANIAGFLKVADAMIAQGVI; encoded by the coding sequence TTGAAAACAATTGAACAGTTAAAACATGATGCACAAGGCACAGCACTTCAATATGTGGACGAAGTGTTTAATAAAGTTGTATGTAGAAATGCTTATGAATCTGAATTTCACCAAGCAGTTAAGGAAATCTTTGACTCCCTAATTCCTGTTTTTGCGAAACATCCGAAATACATGGAGCACAATATTCTTGAAAGAATCGTAGAGCCTGAAAGAGTCATTTACTTCCGTGTTCCTTGGGTCGATGATAAAGGGCAAGTTCAAGTAAACCGCGGCTTCCGTATACAGTTTAACAGTGCAATCGGACCTTATAAAGGCGGATTACGCTTCCACCCATCCGTAAATGCCAGTATTATTAAATTCCTAGGTTTTGAGCAAATCTTTAAGAATTCACTAACTGGTCAGCCAATTGGCGGAGGTAAAGGCGGATCTGATTTTGATCCGAAAGGCAAATCAGATAATGAGATTATGCGCTTTACACAAAGCTTTATGTCTGAGCTTTACAGACATATTGGACCTGATGTCGACGTCCCAGCAGGCGATATTGGTGTTGGTGCACGTGAAATCGGTTATATGTTCGGACAGTATAAGAAAATCCGCGGTGCTTATGAAGCAGGCGTGTTAACTGGTAAAGGCCTTGGATACGGCGGTAGTTTAGGACGAACAGAAGCAACTGGTTACGGTACTGTTTACTTTGTAAACGAAATGCTTGCTGACAAAGGTTATAGCTTTGAAGGAAGCACGGTTGTGGTTTCTGGTTCAGGAAATGTTTCCATTTATGCGATTGAAAAAGCAACGCAATTAGGTGCAAAGGTAGTTGCCTGCAGCGATTCTAATGGATATGTTTACGATCCATCCGGCATCAATCTTGAGACTGTTAAACGAATTAAAGAAGTAGAACGTAAGAGAATCAGCGAATATGTCCTTGCGCATCCAGAAGCACAGTATTATGAGGGCTGTGCTGGCATTTGGTCAATTCCTTGTGATATTGCGTTACCATGTGCAACTCAAAATGAAATTGATGAGGAATCTGCAAAAATCCTCGTTTCTAATGGTGTAAAAGCTGTTGGAGAGGGTGCTAATATGCCATCCACTCTTGAAGCAGTTGAGGTATTCTTAGAAAACGATATTTTATTTGCCCCTGGAAAAGCAGCTAATGCTGGCGGTGTTGCCGTATCTGCGCTTGAAATGGCTCAAAATAGCCAAAGACTTTCTTGGACATTTGAAGAAGTGGATGCAAAATTGCACCAAATTATGATCAACATCTATCGTAACAGTATGAATGCTGCCGAAGAATACGGCTATCCAGGCAACCTGGTTGTCGGTGCCAATATTGCAGGTTTCTTAAAAGTAGCAGACGCAATGATTGCACAAGGTGTAATCTAA